From Xiphophorus couchianus chromosome 4, X_couchianus-1.0, whole genome shotgun sequence, a single genomic window includes:
- the LOC114143472 gene encoding trypsin-like: MALLKVLLLLGLGLGVSVNSDVSLQKRIIGGQNCHDTERLYHVRLESSNGTDMSRCGGSLIHPEWILTAAHCWKSEPGWTNVAVLKVHPRTAGEQRQMIRQAPVIYSRNFQHHDIMLLKLETPVTDVPLPRLPDRRYRLGRGDVVQLAGEGATTTGPNNRRLIGAAIPPHLQCVDMEVVGPSRSVPLSGSIFRIEAPNKDICYGDDGGAAMLSDKIYGVISFGGPRYACQRPAAFLDVCEYKEWIRRITGRK; encoded by the exons atggctctgctgaaggttctgctgctgctggggctggGGCTGG gtgtttcagtGAACTCAGATGTTTCTTTGCAGAAGAGAATCATTGGAGGTCAAAACTGCCATGACACGGAGCGTCTTTATCATGTTCGGCTAGAAAGCAGCAATGGAACTGATATGAGCCGCTGTGGAGGATCTCTGATCCACCCTGAGTGGATCctgactgcagctcactgctggAAGTCGGAGCCAGGATG GACTAACGTAGCAGTGTTGAAAGTTCATCCACGGACTGCTGGGGAGCAGAGACAGATGATTCGACAAGCTCCTGTGATTTATAGTCGTAATTTCCAGCACCATGACATCATGTTGCTGAAGCTTGAGACACCAGTAACAGATGTCCCACTTCCTCGGCTACCAGACCGCAGGTATCGTCTTGGTAG AGGCGATGTTGTTCAGCTGGCAGGAGAGGGAGCAACAACAACCGGCCCCAATAATCGGCGAT TAATTGGTGCTGCTATTCCACCACATCTTCAATGTGTCGACATGGAAGTTGTTGGTCCTTCCCGCTCCGTGCCGTTAAGTGGGTCTATATTCCGTATTGAAGCACCAAACAAGGATATCTGTTAT GGCGACGATGGTGGAGCAGCGATGCTCAGCGACAAGATTTATGGTGTGATTTCTTTTGGTGGACCACGCTACGCATGTCAGAGACCAGCCGCATTCTTGGATGTGTGTGAATACAAGGAGTGGATTAGAAGAATTACTGGGcgtaaataa